From the genome of Acipenser ruthenus chromosome 14, fAciRut3.2 maternal haplotype, whole genome shotgun sequence, one region includes:
- the LOC117419788 gene encoding inter-alpha-trypsin inhibitor heavy chain H5-like, translating into MVMFFVHTMITIILLFCLYPSVLGEEYANLEFDDNIDEILSDLEPESVGHRVPRQVNKLESKPHIIDFKVKTTIISRYAFTAVSCTMINRVSAAKEGVFQIQIPAAAYISNFTMIIGGRVYPSEVREKEKKLKGKKKEAKKPGNGAKAGNIESEMETFQIAASIPGKNKATFLLAYEELLQRRLGKYEHVTSVRPQQLVSKLSVEVNIVEHSEITYLETPQLRNGRTSSSANTANPNSKPEAPLSTVVNRTKTTCKVTFSPNIMQQARIARNGMLGDFVVRYDVERELGIGDIQVLNGYFVHYFAPKDLPAVPKNVVFVIDTSASMVGTKIRQTKEALFTILKDLRPEDHFNIVSFSNRIKVWQQGKLVPVTPDNIRDAKKFIYLLSPSGGTNINGGIQTGAVLLSDYKASHRRTQGSVSLIIFLTDGRPTVGETQSSNILSNTKEAVQEQSCLFSIGIGNDVDYRLLERMALENCGMMRRIYEDADARTMLKGFYDEIGTPLLSDIHIDYTEDTVEHVTQKLFTNYFNGSEIVIAGKLSGQSTGSLHVQVKASNSDKSIMLETDVPLQEKAKGVEKNINSLVNTTTEKDYIERLWGYLSVKELLQSRLRSESSRERETLSDQAKNLSLTYNFVTPVTSMVIEQPDIQMDKPRDDDADLLDEEHGEKPQSLHRNTKQPDVSVKKPEKKIIISKTSADGDPHFVVDFPLSKMAVCFNINGEPGDVLRLVSDHKNSGVTVNGKLIGAPAPVNSHKKQRTYFSTITIMVSKPQRSYIEITPRKVILDSKDRMVLPCDKTSAVERDGLAVSIVGKSNITVTVQGSVSFVILVHHYKNPAPYQRDHLGFYISSSKGLSSDSHGLLGQFLYQEVSITEMPVNVTIHKSLLNGTKSNQEPQSPSTALKLKDRLVPAVKKQRKIHSGRHQVDCWFVKNNAAKLIDGVYQDYVVSHLFDTATGSNTSN; encoded by the exons atgGTAATGTTTTTTGTCCACACGATGATTACCATTATTttgttattctgtttataccCCTCAGTCTTGGGTGAAGAGTATGCGAATCTAGAATTTGATGATAATATTGATGAGATTTTGAGCGACCTGGAACCAGAGTct GTTGGACACCGAGTTCCACGGCAAGTTAACAAACTG GAAAGCAAGCCTCACATAATAGATTTCAAAGTGAAAACCACCATTATTTCTCGATATGCATTCACTGCTGTTTCCTGCACCATGATCAACAGAGTATCTGCTGCCAAGGAAGGTGTTTTTCAGATCCAAATCCCAGCCGCAGCCTACATCTCAAACTTCACAAT GATCATTGGTGGACGAGTTTATCCCAGTGAGGTGAGGGAGAAGGAGAAAAAGCTCAAGGGCAAAAAGAAAGAGGCTAAGAAACCGGGGAATGGTGCCAAAGCAGGCAATAT TGAAAGTGAGATGGAAACATTTCAGATTGCTGCCAGCATCCCTGGAAAGAACAAGGCAACCTTCCTACTGGCCTACGAGGAGTTATTGCAGAGGCGTCTGGGAAAATATGAACATGTGACCAGTGTGCGCCCCCAGCAACTGGTCAGCAAGCTGTCAGTAGAGGTGAACATCGTGGAGCATTCTGAGATAACCTACCTCGAAACCCCTCAACTGAGGAACGGGAGGACATCCAGCAGTGCAAATACAGCTAATCCTAACA GTAAACCAGAAGCTCCTCTATCTACTGTTGTCAACCGGACCAAGACCACATGCAAAGTAACCTTCAGCCCCAACATCATGCAGCAAGCAAGGATAGCACGGAATGGCATGCTTGGTGACTTTGTCGTTCGATACGATGTGGAAAGAGAGCTGGGGATAGGAGATATTCAG GTTTTAAATGGGTACTTTGTGCACTACTTTGCACCAAAAGACCTGCCTGCTGTTCCCAAGAATGTTGTTTTTGTGATAGACACCAGTGCTTCCATGGTCGGAACTAAAATCAGGCAG ACTAAAGAAGCCCTCTTCACCATTCTCAAGGACCTCCGACCTGAGGATCACTTCAACATCGTCAGCTTTTCGAACCGCATCAAAGTCTGGCAGCAGGGAAAGTTGGTACCTGTTACCCCAGATAACATCCGGGACGCTAAGAAATTCATCTACCTCCTCAGCCCCAGCGGAG GCACTAATATAAATGGAGGCATCCAAACAGGAGCTGTGTTACTAAGTGACTACAAGGCCAGTCACAGAAGGACTCAGGGGAGCGTCTCCCTGATCATTTTCCTGACTGACGGGCGGCCCACGGTGGGGGAGACCCAGTCCTCCAACATCCTGAGCAACACCAAGGAAGCGGTTCAGGAGCAGTCCTGCCTCTTCAGCATTGGAATCGGCAATGACGTCGACTACAGGCTGCTGGAACGCATGGCGCTGGAAAACTGTGGCATGATGCGGAGGATCTACGAAGACGCAGACGCCAGAACAATGCTTAAAGG GTTTTATGATGAAATCGGTACTCCACTCCTGTCGGACATCCATATCGATTACACAGAAGACACTGTCGAACATGTAACCCAGAAACTCTTTACCAATTATTTTAACGGCTCAGAAATTGTGATCGCAGGCAAACTATCAGGTCAGAGCACAGGCTCTTTACATGTCCAGGTGAAAGCCAGCAACAGTGACAAAAGCATCATGCTGGAGACGGACGTACCTCTGCAAGAGAAAGCCAAAGGAGTAGAGAAAAATATCAACAGCTTGGTGAATACAACTACAGAAAAGGATTACATTGAAAGGCTGTGGGGATACCTAAGTGTTAAGGAGCTTCTTCAGTCTCGGCTCAGGAGTGAGTCCAGCAGGGAGCGGGAGACCCTTTCAGACCAGGCTAAGAATCTCTCTCTGACATACAACTTTGTTACACCTGTTACCTCAATGGTGATAGAGCAGCCTGACATACAAATGGACAAGCCCAGAGATGATGATGCTGATCTGTTGGATGAAGAGCACGGAGAAAAACCACAGAGTTTACACAGGAACACAAAACAACCAG ATGTTTCTGTGAAGAagcctgaaaaaaaaattattatttcaaaaaCATCAG CTGACGGAGACCCTCACTTTGTTGTTGATTTCCCCTTGAGCAAGATGGCAGTATGTTTTAACATCAATGGAGAGCCAGGAGATGTTCTCAGGCTTGTATCAGATCATAAAAACTCTG GTGTCACAGTAAACGGGAAGTTGATTGGAGCTCCAGCACCTGTCAACAGTCACAAAAAACAGCGGACTTACTTCAGCACCATCACAATCATGGTCAGCAAGCCACAGCGGTCATACATTGAAATCACCCCTCGCAAAGTCATCTTGGACAGCAAGGACAGGATGGTCCTTCCATGTGATAAGACGTCAGCCGTGGAGAGGGATGGCTTGGCAGTGTCAATCGTAGGGAAATCCAACATTACTGTGACAGTGCAGGGATCTGTCAGTTTCGTAATCCTAGTCCATCACTATAAGAATCCAGCCCCATACCAAAGAGACCACCTGGGATTTTACATCTCCAGCAGCAAAGGCTTGTCCAGTGATTCACATGGACTCTTAG GCCAGTTCTTGTATCAGGAAGTCAGCATCACTGAGATGCCTGTAAATGTGACCATTCACAAGAGCCTGTTGAATGGGACTAAATCAAACCAGGAGCCCCAGAGTCCCAGCACAGCCCTGAAGCTGAAGGACAGGCTGGTGCCTGCAGTGAAGAAGCAGAGAAAGATACACAGTGGCAGACACCAGGTAGACTGCTGGTTTGTGAAAAACAACGCAGCCAAGCTCATCGATGGGGTGTATCAGGACTATGTTGTATCACACCTCTTTGACACCGCAACCGGATCCAACACGTCCAATTAA